The Anaerosoma tenue genome has a window encoding:
- a CDS encoding glycosyltransferase family 4 protein yields MRVGMVLANQPFPPDIRVEKEADVLAGAGHEVLLLCRRGHGQVAEESVGNVRAIRHRVYPGSPLRRRLDSLLFLLTLDSPSWRGAIERLVTEHGAQALHCHDLPYARSTLKAGRKTGVPVVLDFHENYPAALRLWRRRWIDRVLFSGARASRFERQVVREADRVVVVVEEAKDRLVRLGADPARVVVFGNAEPAALVSADAPALPDRLHLVYVGGIAPHRGLETAVEAMPSILGKRPDAHLTIVGDGVSLEELEALARRLGLNDAVTFTGRLPKDEAMRYVEQATIGLVPHLKSPHTEATVPHKLFQYMAYGRPVLVSDCAPLARIVRETGAGAVFTAGDAGSFAETALALGSDPARLRETSRAGRSAAATTWSMESDSADLLELYNAL; encoded by the coding sequence GTGCGCGTAGGCATGGTGCTCGCCAACCAGCCGTTCCCTCCGGACATCCGCGTTGAGAAGGAGGCCGACGTCCTCGCCGGCGCGGGGCACGAGGTGCTGCTGTTGTGCCGCCGGGGACACGGCCAGGTTGCCGAGGAGAGCGTCGGCAACGTGCGGGCGATCAGGCATAGGGTGTACCCGGGCTCTCCGCTCCGCAGGCGGCTCGACTCGCTTCTGTTCCTGCTCACGCTCGACTCGCCTTCGTGGCGGGGCGCCATCGAGCGCCTGGTGACCGAACACGGCGCACAAGCGCTGCACTGCCACGATCTCCCCTACGCTCGCTCTACCCTCAAGGCGGGACGGAAGACCGGGGTTCCCGTGGTGCTCGACTTCCACGAGAACTACCCGGCGGCGCTCCGGCTGTGGCGTCGGCGATGGATCGACCGGGTCCTGTTCTCCGGAGCCCGGGCGTCGCGATTCGAGCGCCAGGTGGTGCGCGAGGCGGACCGCGTTGTCGTGGTGGTGGAGGAAGCGAAGGACCGCCTCGTGCGCCTGGGCGCGGACCCGGCGCGTGTGGTGGTGTTCGGTAACGCCGAGCCCGCTGCACTGGTGTCAGCGGATGCTCCCGCGCTGCCCGACCGGCTCCATCTGGTGTATGTGGGCGGAATCGCTCCGCACCGCGGTCTCGAGACCGCCGTTGAGGCCATGCCCTCGATACTCGGCAAACGGCCCGATGCGCATCTCACCATCGTCGGCGACGGCGTGAGCCTCGAGGAGCTCGAAGCGCTGGCGAGGCGCCTCGGCCTGAACGATGCGGTCACGTTCACGGGGCGGCTGCCCAAGGACGAGGCCATGCGCTACGTGGAGCAGGCCACGATAGGACTCGTGCCGCACCTGAAGAGTCCGCACACGGAGGCGACCGTGCCCCACAAGCTCTTCCAGTACATGGCGTACGGGCGCCCCGTGCTGGTGAGCGACTGCGCTCCGCTCGCGCGCATCGTGCGGGAGACGGGCGCGGGAGCGGTGTTCACCGCCGGGGACGCGGGCTCGTTCGCGGAGACGGCCCTTGCACTCGGATCGGATCCTGCCCGGCTCAGGGAGACGTCACGGGCGGGCCGAAGCGCGGCCGCCACCACGTGGAGCATGGAGTCCGACTCGGCCGATCTGCTGGAGCTCTACAACGCGCTCTGA
- a CDS encoding cell wall-binding repeat-containing protein — protein MGASVALAAVFGVLLATGGAWGTWLGDFLDADASGNATYEAMAITPSAVYDAGSNATVVAYQGANLDPYVCVLDHDTGRWSEPVRVGSNAYLAGRMDTHGGPSIIQDVDGVFHVFWGAHNTRLYHAVSATPGVPGSWKLKSVTVDGSSVTCTYPVPELYEHADGTGLRVWMRRGEANPIRGDIASIVTTNGVTWARGETVIESTGDSLWYDSVFTGDHATHIAFTRAPRTSYWGNADPFVRQGLYYVRSEAEGVWTDATGTVLPGPAVPEETILGTCTVVDIPETDEINQVVVRELPDGNPCILYLQGDTAAEEQIYSWRFTRFTGTEWTEPVIIAETDHFFDAADLEVDDRGGWTYLHAYVTTGGRPDSQALVGDPHAARGGDLARFTSGDLGGTWSDQVWVKQQDGPNARYNDPQVVRGAPVSSLPRVLFCEWNNDASAYFQKVFLWGEDGLFGREVTPEITRLAGLNRVGTAVEAAKKAYPVVSPAVVLARKDAFPDALCGAPLAHAYRAPILLVSTEKLDAETRAEIQRLRPSRVLVLGGTASISTTTVVEVQSALYEAGVTKPTIERFPGTDRYDTSALIAERLRQLKGSPSEVVLASGADFPDALAASPYAARTGEPILLTRPDSLTQATYDALRASGASDVYIVGGEAAVSGDVEDVLETRGYVVRRAAGANRYETAQLIVERGLGREQVFGMQRFVVASGETFPDAMTGGVLAARVNGPLLLTRSSGSLSDPTRYLIDRYADRVLDVYVMGGAAAIDESVVNDLQIRVVGDTY, from the coding sequence ATGGGGGCATCCGTCGCTCTTGCTGCGGTGTTCGGCGTCCTTCTCGCGACCGGCGGCGCATGGGGCACCTGGTTGGGCGACTTCCTGGATGCCGACGCATCAGGCAACGCAACGTACGAGGCGATGGCCATCACCCCGTCGGCGGTCTACGATGCCGGGTCCAACGCCACTGTCGTGGCTTACCAGGGCGCGAACCTCGACCCCTACGTCTGCGTGCTCGACCACGACACCGGCCGATGGTCTGAACCGGTGCGCGTGGGCTCCAACGCCTACCTGGCGGGCAGGATGGACACCCATGGCGGGCCGTCGATCATCCAGGATGTCGACGGCGTGTTCCACGTCTTCTGGGGCGCGCACAACACGAGGCTCTACCACGCGGTGAGCGCCACCCCCGGAGTCCCGGGCAGCTGGAAGCTCAAGAGCGTCACGGTCGACGGCTCCAGCGTGACGTGCACGTATCCCGTTCCCGAGCTCTACGAGCACGCAGACGGGACCGGGCTGCGGGTGTGGATGCGCCGGGGCGAGGCCAATCCGATCCGTGGCGACATCGCAAGCATCGTCACCACCAACGGCGTCACCTGGGCGAGGGGCGAGACCGTCATCGAGTCCACCGGCGACTCCCTCTGGTACGACTCCGTGTTCACCGGCGACCACGCCACCCACATCGCGTTCACCCGCGCTCCGAGGACCAGCTACTGGGGCAACGCCGACCCGTTCGTGCGGCAGGGCCTCTACTACGTGCGGTCCGAGGCCGAGGGCGTCTGGACCGACGCCACCGGTACCGTCCTTCCCGGCCCGGCAGTGCCCGAGGAGACCATCCTCGGCACGTGCACGGTGGTGGATATCCCTGAGACGGACGAGATCAACCAGGTGGTGGTCCGGGAACTGCCGGACGGGAACCCGTGCATCCTCTACCTGCAAGGAGACACTGCGGCAGAGGAGCAGATCTACTCGTGGCGGTTCACGCGGTTCACTGGCACGGAGTGGACCGAGCCCGTCATCATCGCCGAGACCGACCACTTCTTCGACGCCGCCGATCTCGAGGTTGACGACCGTGGCGGCTGGACGTACCTGCATGCATACGTGACCACAGGCGGACGGCCGGATAGCCAGGCTCTTGTGGGCGATCCACATGCCGCCCGGGGCGGAGACCTGGCCCGCTTCACCTCAGGTGATCTTGGCGGAACATGGTCCGATCAGGTTTGGGTGAAGCAGCAGGACGGGCCCAACGCGCGCTACAACGATCCGCAGGTGGTGCGAGGGGCGCCGGTCTCGTCGTTGCCGCGCGTGCTTTTCTGCGAGTGGAACAACGACGCGAGCGCGTACTTCCAGAAGGTCTTCTTGTGGGGCGAGGACGGCCTCTTCGGGCGTGAGGTGACGCCGGAGATCACACGGCTCGCGGGCCTCAACCGGGTGGGAACGGCGGTGGAGGCCGCGAAGAAGGCGTACCCCGTGGTCTCGCCTGCGGTCGTGCTCGCCCGCAAGGACGCGTTCCCCGACGCACTGTGCGGGGCGCCGCTCGCGCACGCCTACCGCGCCCCGATCTTGCTCGTGAGCACCGAGAAGCTGGACGCCGAGACCCGGGCCGAGATCCAGCGTCTGCGCCCGTCGCGGGTGCTGGTGCTCGGCGGCACGGCGAGCATCTCCACCACCACCGTGGTGGAGGTCCAGAGCGCGCTCTACGAAGCCGGCGTCACCAAACCCACGATCGAGCGCTTCCCCGGAACCGACCGCTACGACACATCCGCTTTGATCGCCGAGCGGCTGCGCCAGCTCAAGGGCAGTCCCAGCGAGGTGGTGCTCGCCTCGGGCGCTGACTTCCCCGACGCGTTGGCCGCGTCACCGTACGCCGCGCGCACGGGCGAGCCGATCCTCCTCACGCGGCCCGACAGCCTCACGCAGGCAACGTACGATGCGCTGCGGGCCTCGGGTGCGAGCGACGTGTACATCGTTGGCGGGGAGGCGGCCGTCTCCGGGGACGTGGAGGACGTGCTGGAGACCCGTGGCTACGTTGTGCGGCGGGCGGCGGGCGCCAACCGGTACGAGACCGCGCAGCTCATCGTTGAGCGAGGACTCGGGCGCGAGCAGGTCTTCGGCATGCAGCGGTTCGTGGTCGCCTCGGGAGAGACGTTCCCTGACGCTATGACCGGCGGGGTGTTGGCGGCGCGGGTGAACGGTCCGTTGTTGCTCACGCGTTCGTCGGGCTCGCTTTCCGATCCCACGCGCTATCTGATCGACCGGTATGCGGACCGCGTGCTCGACGTCTACGTGATGGGCGGCGCTGCGGCGATCGATGAGTCGGTCGTGAACGATCTCCAGATCCGCGTGGTCGGCGATACCTACTAG
- a CDS encoding oligosaccharide flippase family protein: MLKDILKGAGSDTLKYFPVRLVPALTSLITVPVFTRMVERADYGNFYLISSATSLAAAVATAWITNSVVRFYWTYRGEDRQDDYVSTSVWSTVMSVLVVAAVILLAVWLARDSLSPGLVGLVPIGVASLCITYFGTVLLQVLRAANKATPFAIISIGVTLLGTAASVYLVAVPRLGSYGILLGMVIGNVLMLPFSLRMVAREGSLSPRRFSPDILRQYLSFGMPLVPAAISSWLLVLADRYIIEFTRTTAEVGLYSVAYGLGEKIMQLITLPLIIAMGPVMIQTFERQGQALAQRVQTQMTRYFALLTFPLLFGLAATSRHFMQVFTGPDYRAAFPILAIVAAGSLSYGLVQIAGNGIALHKKSTITMTNTMTAGVFNIVTNIVFVPRFGYMAAAYTTLASYALLLALTWYRSRPYMEWVIPWADLARIAAVCGAMWAAIALTLGRVPGNIGVLLAEVALGAAVYIAGIFITGAVRADERAYVRDLAARVWRRLTGRTR, encoded by the coding sequence ATGCTGAAGGACATACTCAAGGGGGCCGGGTCGGACACGCTGAAGTACTTCCCCGTGCGACTCGTACCCGCGCTCACCTCGCTCATCACCGTGCCGGTGTTCACCCGCATGGTGGAGCGTGCCGACTACGGCAACTTCTACCTCATCTCCTCGGCCACCTCGCTTGCGGCCGCTGTGGCCACCGCGTGGATCACCAACTCCGTGGTGCGCTTCTACTGGACCTACCGGGGCGAGGACCGGCAAGACGATTACGTGAGCACGTCGGTGTGGTCCACGGTGATGTCGGTCCTCGTCGTGGCGGCCGTGATCCTTCTCGCCGTATGGCTGGCGCGCGACTCCCTTTCCCCGGGACTCGTGGGCCTCGTGCCGATCGGCGTGGCGTCGTTGTGCATCACCTACTTCGGAACCGTGCTCCTCCAGGTGCTCCGGGCGGCCAACAAGGCCACGCCGTTCGCCATCATCTCGATCGGGGTGACCCTGCTGGGAACGGCCGCGTCGGTCTATCTGGTGGCGGTGCCGCGGCTCGGCTCGTACGGCATCCTGCTCGGTATGGTGATCGGCAACGTGCTGATGCTCCCCTTCAGTCTGCGGATGGTGGCGCGTGAAGGCTCGCTCTCTCCAAGGCGCTTCAGCCCCGACATCCTCAGGCAGTACCTGTCGTTCGGCATGCCGCTCGTGCCGGCCGCCATCTCCTCGTGGCTTCTCGTGCTGGCCGACCGCTACATCATCGAGTTCACCCGCACCACTGCCGAGGTGGGCCTGTACTCGGTGGCGTACGGACTCGGCGAGAAGATCATGCAGCTGATCACGCTCCCGCTCATCATCGCCATGGGGCCGGTGATGATCCAGACGTTCGAACGGCAGGGACAGGCGCTTGCGCAGCGCGTGCAGACGCAGATGACGCGCTACTTCGCCCTGCTCACGTTCCCGCTGCTGTTCGGGCTGGCGGCCACCTCGCGGCACTTCATGCAGGTGTTCACGGGCCCCGACTACCGGGCGGCGTTCCCGATCCTGGCCATCGTGGCGGCGGGGTCGCTCTCCTACGGACTCGTGCAGATCGCGGGCAACGGCATCGCCCTTCACAAGAAATCCACCATCACCATGACCAACACGATGACCGCAGGCGTCTTCAACATCGTCACGAACATCGTCTTCGTCCCCCGCTTCGGCTATATGGCGGCGGCGTACACCACGCTCGCCTCGTACGCGCTGCTGCTCGCGCTCACGTGGTACCGGAGCAGGCCGTACATGGAGTGGGTCATCCCGTGGGCCGACCTCGCCCGGATCGCGGCCGTATGCGGCGCGATGTGGGCGGCGATCGCCCTCACGCTCGGACGCGTACCGGGGAACATCGGCGTGCTGTTGGCCGAGGTGGCGCTCGGCGCGGCCGTCTACATCGCCGGCATCTTCATCACAGGCGCCGTGCGGGCCGACGAGAGAGCCTACGTGCGTGATCTCGCCGCCCGCGTATGGCGCCGGCTGACGGGACGCACACGATGA
- a CDS encoding glycosyltransferase family 4 protein, whose translation MSLAVAILGPTVRQDRSASVGGVAVHTAALAGALRQAGARVAVLSDSEYVEASGSGTYGVRGASAVWLLRTAAAHPLTAAGVLWRSATSAERRRLGLPLRRTFSRALLIRRALDAERPDVVHVQQADFRPLYLRLAGATAPVVTVVHGLGGLETGEYPAMRTLVPEHLAAADAVTAPSQALLDEVRDLQPHIRRAQVIPNAVDHERFGPRDAAEERMAVGLGDHTGPVLLYAGRITEHKGAGDLLEAFETIRRERPDTLLVMVGPWGLDAPMPGPHSGVMVVDAVPPDIMPLWFSAATLTVVPSRYEGFGLVALESLACGTPVLAADTGGLPEVVDPRAGALAPSRSPEALAQAALELLADPRRLERMSAAGLEAAARYSWSATAAAYLSLYAEVVGPHALGREC comes from the coding sequence ATGAGCCTTGCTGTCGCCATCCTCGGCCCCACGGTGAGGCAGGACAGGTCTGCGTCGGTGGGAGGCGTGGCGGTGCACACCGCTGCGCTTGCCGGGGCGCTACGCCAGGCGGGAGCGCGCGTGGCGGTCCTCTCGGACAGCGAGTACGTCGAGGCAAGCGGATCCGGCACGTACGGCGTCAGGGGCGCCTCGGCTGTGTGGCTGCTGCGCACGGCGGCGGCCCATCCGCTCACAGCCGCGGGCGTGCTGTGGCGCTCCGCCACCTCGGCCGAGAGGCGCCGGCTCGGACTGCCGCTCAGGCGCACGTTCTCGCGCGCGCTGCTGATCCGCAGGGCGCTCGATGCGGAGCGGCCGGACGTGGTGCATGTGCAGCAGGCCGACTTCAGGCCGCTCTACCTGCGGCTGGCCGGCGCAACGGCCCCGGTGGTGACTGTGGTGCACGGCCTGGGCGGCCTTGAGACCGGCGAGTACCCGGCGATGCGCACGCTCGTGCCCGAGCATCTCGCCGCAGCCGACGCGGTTACCGCTCCGTCGCAGGCGCTGCTCGATGAAGTCCGCGACCTGCAGCCCCACATACGTCGCGCACAGGTGATACCCAACGCCGTGGACCATGAGCGGTTCGGTCCGCGTGACGCCGCCGAGGAGCGCATGGCTGTCGGACTCGGCGATCACACGGGGCCTGTACTGCTCTACGCGGGACGGATCACGGAGCACAAGGGGGCGGGCGATCTGCTCGAGGCCTTCGAGACGATCAGGCGCGAGCGCCCCGACACCTTGCTCGTGATGGTGGGCCCGTGGGGCCTCGATGCGCCGATGCCGGGACCGCACTCGGGCGTGATGGTCGTTGACGCCGTACCCCCCGACATTATGCCGCTGTGGTTCAGCGCCGCCACACTCACCGTGGTCCCCTCCCGCTACGAGGGCTTCGGCCTGGTCGCGCTCGAGTCGCTGGCGTGCGGCACGCCCGTGCTCGCCGCCGACACCGGCGGATTGCCCGAGGTGGTGGATCCCCGCGCGGGAGCGCTGGCGCCTTCCCGCTCGCCCGAAGCGCTTGCGCAGGCAGCGCTCGAGCTCCTGGCCGACCCCCGCCGGCTCGAACGGATGTCGGCCGCGGGCCTCGAGGCTGCAGCGCGCTACTCGTGGAGCGCCACCGCTGCCGCCTACCTGAGCCTGTACGCCGAGGTCGTCGGACCGCACGCGCTCGGCCGTGAGTGCTGA
- a CDS encoding UDP-glucose dehydrogenase family protein, which produces MADVTVIGTGYVGLIQGVCLADVGHDVTCVDIDEAKIEMLRTGTSPIFEPGLEELLAKTIASGRITFATPDDGWADLLGDIVFVAVGTPQADNGAADLRFVRSVTSAIAAEATHPFTLVMKSTVPPGTGHALIRRTLADAPVDIAYVSNPEFLREGKALEDWYRTDRIVIGSDTPDAAEAVSALYEAVDAPRVITDIASAETIKYASNAFLSTKISFINEIANLCDVIGADIDAVSHGIGMDTRIGPDFLRAGIGYGGSCFPKDTRALDFIATINGYEFSLLKSVIEVNNRQRLLPVIALVRALPHLHERTIAVLGLAFKPDTDDVRESPAVDIVPLLVEEGCSVKVYDPIAAEVEIPGATRCATVWEALDGVSAAVVITEWGEFATLDWERAAGMMTSPAVVFDGRNCLDPSKVEAAGLSYMAVGRPGAHRTGRSG; this is translated from the coding sequence ATGGCTGACGTTACCGTCATCGGTACCGGATACGTAGGTCTCATCCAGGGCGTGTGCCTCGCCGACGTGGGCCACGACGTGACGTGCGTCGACATCGACGAGGCGAAGATCGAGATGCTCCGCACGGGCACAAGCCCGATCTTCGAGCCCGGCCTGGAGGAGCTCCTCGCGAAGACGATCGCGTCGGGCCGCATAACGTTCGCCACACCTGACGACGGTTGGGCCGATCTCCTCGGCGACATCGTCTTCGTGGCCGTGGGCACCCCGCAGGCAGACAACGGCGCGGCCGACCTGCGCTTCGTGCGTTCGGTCACCTCGGCCATCGCCGCCGAGGCCACCCACCCGTTCACGCTCGTGATGAAGTCCACGGTGCCCCCGGGGACGGGCCACGCACTGATCCGGCGCACACTCGCCGATGCGCCTGTGGACATCGCTTACGTGTCGAACCCCGAGTTCCTGCGCGAGGGCAAGGCGCTCGAAGACTGGTACCGCACCGACCGCATCGTGATCGGCTCGGACACGCCGGACGCCGCCGAGGCGGTCTCGGCGCTGTACGAGGCGGTCGACGCCCCGCGTGTGATCACCGACATAGCGAGCGCCGAGACGATCAAGTACGCGTCCAATGCGTTCCTCTCCACCAAGATCTCGTTCATCAACGAGATCGCCAATCTGTGCGACGTCATCGGTGCCGACATCGACGCGGTCTCACACGGCATCGGGATGGACACGCGCATCGGGCCCGATTTCCTGCGCGCCGGCATCGGTTACGGCGGTTCGTGCTTCCCCAAGGACACCCGCGCGCTCGACTTCATCGCCACCATCAACGGCTACGAGTTCTCGCTGCTGAAGTCCGTCATCGAGGTGAACAACCGCCAGCGTCTGCTGCCGGTGATCGCCCTGGTGCGGGCGCTTCCCCACCTCCACGAGCGCACGATCGCGGTGCTGGGACTGGCGTTCAAGCCCGACACCGACGACGTGCGCGAATCACCGGCTGTGGACATCGTGCCCCTGCTCGTGGAAGAGGGCTGCTCGGTAAAGGTCTACGACCCGATCGCCGCCGAGGTTGAGATTCCCGGCGCCACGCGTTGCGCCACGGTGTGGGAGGCGCTGGATGGCGTCTCCGCAGCGGTGGTCATCACCGAGTGGGGCGAGTTCGCCACGCTCGACTGGGAGCGTGCAGCCGGCATGATGACGTCGCCCGCCGTGGTGTTCGACGGCAGGAACTGTCTCGATCCCTCCAAGGTGGAGGCGGCGGGGCTCTCCTATATGGCCGTGGGCCGTCCGGGCGCCCACAGGACGGGCAGGAGCGGCTAG
- a CDS encoding glycosyltransferase family 4 protein — MRILYIHQFFATRGSSLGLIRSYEFSRRWVEQGHKVTVITSSSRLPDEYQRARYVDGTIDGISIRSVRVGYSNYMSYARRMWSFLAFTFGATRRAATAGKHDVVFATSTPLTVGVPGWVAARITRTPFVFEVRDLWPEAAIQMGALKRSGLLARIAKRLERFLYRHAEHVIALSPGMAEGVIAEGVDPDRVHVIPNCSDLDLFHPGEKDPEIVDRFGLSGRLVVGYTGAIGPSNGLHDQIPEAARILEERGRSDIVFLIAGDGKSLPALRERTAGRANVLLVGSMPKQDVPAITRTADILLTLFADVPILATNSPNKFFDALASGRPVIVNQPGWTRSLVLDNEAGLAVKAADGAALAEAIIALADDPERRERMGCNARMLAEREFSRDEQADTLLRVLEDAAGR; from the coding sequence GTGCGGATCCTGTACATCCATCAGTTCTTCGCAACGCGCGGCTCGTCACTCGGCCTGATCCGTTCGTACGAGTTCTCCCGCAGATGGGTGGAGCAGGGACACAAGGTCACGGTGATCACCAGCTCCTCCCGGCTGCCCGACGAGTACCAGCGGGCGCGCTACGTGGACGGCACGATCGACGGCATCTCGATCCGCTCGGTGCGCGTCGGCTACTCCAACTACATGAGCTACGCCCGGCGGATGTGGTCGTTCCTGGCGTTCACCTTCGGTGCCACGCGCCGGGCGGCGACCGCCGGGAAGCACGATGTGGTGTTCGCCACCTCCACCCCGCTCACTGTGGGGGTCCCCGGCTGGGTGGCGGCCCGGATCACCCGGACACCGTTCGTGTTCGAGGTGCGCGACCTCTGGCCGGAGGCGGCCATCCAGATGGGCGCGCTCAAGCGCAGCGGCCTCCTCGCACGTATCGCGAAGCGCCTGGAGCGCTTCCTGTACCGTCACGCCGAGCACGTAATCGCCCTCTCCCCCGGCATGGCCGAGGGCGTGATCGCCGAGGGCGTGGATCCGGATCGAGTTCACGTGATCCCCAACTGCTCGGACCTCGACCTCTTCCATCCCGGAGAGAAGGATCCGGAGATCGTCGATCGGTTCGGCCTCTCGGGGCGGCTCGTGGTCGGCTACACCGGCGCGATCGGCCCGTCCAACGGCCTCCACGACCAGATCCCCGAGGCTGCGCGGATCCTTGAGGAGCGCGGCCGGAGCGACATCGTCTTCCTGATCGCGGGAGACGGCAAGAGCCTGCCCGCGCTTCGCGAGCGCACTGCCGGCCGCGCCAACGTGCTTCTCGTGGGATCGATGCCCAAGCAGGACGTGCCCGCCATTACGCGAACGGCGGACATACTGCTCACCCTCTTTGCCGACGTGCCGATCCTTGCCACCAACTCGCCCAACAAGTTCTTCGACGCGCTGGCCTCGGGACGTCCGGTCATCGTGAACCAGCCCGGCTGGACGCGCTCACTCGTGCTCGACAACGAGGCGGGGCTCGCGGTGAAGGCGGCCGACGGGGCCGCGCTGGCAGAAGCGATCATCGCCCTCGCCGACGACCCGGAGCGACGCGAGCGCATGGGCTGCAACGCGCGAATGCTGGCAGAGCGGGAGTTCAGCCGAGACGAACAGGCCGACACGCTGCTGCGCGTTCTGGAAGACGCAGCAGGCCGGTAG
- a CDS encoding LCP family protein — protein MGRHSRKRGRVYTRSRLDTPKPGTSRRAGDAVEAAPRMRVHHERRNRAIKRAVASLALLILVLVGCGAAYVYSQFAAAGRIMEENALQSADMGESLTEREPKKPYTILLLGTDFRDGEEAARADTIILARVDPEEGMVWMLSIPRDTRVEIPGYGVDKINAAHFYGGPKLMAETVTALTGVPINHYAEIDFRGFAAMVDALGGVWVDVDVEIDDWKAASGLPLADREPHIEPGYQRLNGPQALTYVRSRDFPDADFTRMRHQQTFFKALADQATQIDSVFKIPSMVKDVAGYLTTDMTVARLVESAIDLADIGGANVETATLEGEWRSPYVWLDEEKKELLVSAMLEGRRFDESAVEEPEEIDRATISVTVRNGAGIEGSAGTTSDILAALGYTITEVGNANQFVYEETLVVYSTDHAAAVQVASDLPKAKVVESRGMYAFSTDILVVVGDDYATWDTATATPQ, from the coding sequence GTGGGAAGACACTCACGCAAACGGGGCCGCGTCTACACGCGTAGCCGGCTCGACACGCCCAAGCCCGGCACATCGCGCCGGGCGGGGGATGCTGTCGAGGCGGCGCCGCGGATGCGTGTCCACCACGAGCGGCGCAACCGGGCGATCAAGCGGGCGGTCGCCAGTCTCGCGCTGCTCATACTGGTGCTCGTGGGCTGCGGCGCCGCATACGTGTACTCGCAGTTCGCTGCTGCAGGCCGGATCATGGAGGAGAATGCGCTCCAGTCGGCCGACATGGGCGAGTCGCTTACCGAGCGCGAGCCCAAGAAGCCCTACACGATCCTCCTCCTCGGTACCGATTTCCGTGATGGTGAAGAGGCGGCGCGAGCCGACACCATCATCCTCGCGCGGGTCGATCCAGAGGAAGGCATGGTATGGATGCTCTCCATCCCCCGCGACACCCGCGTGGAGATCCCCGGATATGGCGTGGACAAGATCAACGCCGCGCATTTCTACGGCGGCCCCAAGCTCATGGCCGAGACGGTGACAGCCCTCACGGGCGTGCCGATCAACCATTACGCGGAGATCGACTTCCGGGGCTTCGCCGCGATGGTGGATGCCCTCGGCGGGGTATGGGTCGACGTGGATGTGGAGATCGACGACTGGAAAGCCGCCAGCGGCCTCCCGCTCGCCGACCGGGAACCGCATATAGAACCCGGGTACCAGCGACTCAACGGCCCGCAGGCCCTCACGTACGTGCGCAGCCGCGACTTCCCCGACGCTGACTTCACGCGCATGAGGCACCAGCAGACCTTCTTCAAGGCGTTGGCCGACCAGGCTACCCAGATCGACAGCGTGTTCAAGATCCCGTCGATGGTGAAAGACGTGGCGGGGTACCTTACCACCGACATGACCGTTGCCCGGCTCGTGGAGTCGGCCATCGACCTTGCGGACATCGGCGGTGCGAACGTCGAGACGGCAACGCTCGAGGGCGAGTGGCGTTCTCCCTACGTGTGGCTGGACGAGGAGAAGAAGGAGCTGCTCGTCAGCGCCATGCTCGAGGGCCGCCGCTTCGATGAGTCGGCAGTGGAAGAGCCCGAGGAGATCGATCGGGCAACCATCAGCGTCACGGTCCGGAACGGCGCCGGCATCGAGGGCAGCGCCGGTACCACGAGCGACATCCTGGCCGCGCTCGGCTACACGATCACCGAGGTGGGCAACGCCAATCAGTTCGTGTACGAGGAGACGTTGGTGGTCTACTCCACCGACCATGCGGCGGCGGTACAGGTTGCCAGCGACCTGCCCAAGGCGAAGGTCGTGGAGAGCCGCGGCATGTACGCGTTCTCCACGGACATCCTGGTGGTGGTCGGCGACGACTACGCCACCTGGGATACCGCCACGGCAACGCCGCAGTAG